The genome window AGGGCTTTCAAAAATAGGGTCTAAGGAGCGCACTTGATGAGGGAAAAAGGCCGCAGAAGTCACTGACACAAAAGCAAGGGGAAGAAGAAAAGAACCCAGAACATGAATTCGGTATCGAAAATCAACCAGCAGGAATGCCAAAATAAGTGCCCAGGAAAAAAAAGACATGGATTCCTGAAGATTGGTTAACGGAATATGGCCTACCTCAAGGGTGCGGACAATAATGGCCCCGGTATGGAAAATAAACCCAACACCCGTTACCCCCAAAGAAATTCTTGAAAGGCGCTCCCGTTTGCTGACTAAATATAGCAAAAACAGGATGGTTCCAATAAGGTAGCACCCTAAAGTAATTTGAAAGAAGAGGAATGAGCTCATGGGATTTCAACCTTTTAGTAGAGGGAGAATGGACCGACCCGCTTCTCCCCCTTTGTTTTTCAACCGGAAGATTGTCCTTTAAAGCTTGCTCTTATGAAAATAAGAGACCCCTTTTAGAAAGCATCACGGGTCACCCTAATGTCATCCGTTAAAAATTTATTCAAATGGCTGGGCGTTTTCTAAAATTCATTATATCTTTCAATAAGATACTGTGTCAAGGTTGGACTGGATGGCCTCCAGGGGAACAGCTTACCAAACATGTTTAAAAATATTCACTAAAACTTGGTAAAAAAACTTCATCATAGTATATTTTGAATACTTTGAAAAGATGTACTTCATTTTTGAAAATGAACCCTTACAAAAAACCCCTAAACCTATTTCGATTTTTCCAAAGGATTTATTAATAACATGAGGGTTCATCCAAAAACGGATTCTTAAACAGTAAATATCATAACCGGAACCGCACTCTATTTTGGGGGGAACCTTTTGCTTTTTTTATGATTTCCACCCTTGCAATCAACCATGGTTTATGTTATAAGTGGCCCGTTCTAAACACCAGAAAGGGGAAAAATCCATATGGTTGATGCTGGGATGGTCATGTATGAGGAGGAGTTCAAAGAAGTCGATGTTGAACTCAATAAACTGCATCAACAGGCCAATGCCAAGGTAACTTTTCTCGTTGATAAAAACGGACAGCTGATTGCTTGTGTGGGTGAAACACAAAACGTGGACACCACCTCACTGGCGTCTCTTACCGCAGGAAACATTGCAGCCACTGGTGGAATGGCAAAACTGTTGGGTGAAACGGAGTTTTCAATATTATTTCATGAGGGCGAGCGTGATAATATCCATATTTCAATTATCGGACAACGGATTATTCTGGTTGTCGTATTTGATCAGCGGTCATCATTAGGTCTCGTCAGGCTTCGGGTGAAGAAAAGCGCCGGAACCTTCTCCCAGATATTTGAGAAAATATTAAAGAAGGTTGAAAAAGAAACAGGGGTTGTCAAAGCCCCCCACTCCCCCTTTGCAGAAATAACTGAAGAAGATATTGATAAGCTGTTCAGCTAAACACCCAATTGACAATATGAAATAACAATAAAAGGGATCTTCTTTTATGTCCTTTATTAACTATTCCGCGCGGGAAATCAATTGCAAGATCGTTTATTACGGCCCCGGACTTTGTGGAAAAACCACCAATCTCCATTATATTTATAAGAAAAGCACCCCGGAAAGTAAGGGGAAAATGATTTCTTTGGCCACCGAAACGGAACGAACTTTGTTTTTTGATTTTCTCCCTCTGGCCTTGGGAAGTATCCGAGGGTTTAAGGTGCGTTTTCATCTGTACACGGTTCCCGGACAGGTTTTTTATGATGCCAGCCGAAAATTAATTTTAAGAGGGGTGGATGGGGTTGTTTTTGTCGGGGATTCCCAGGTAGAGCGAATGGAGGCCAATATCGAAAGCGTGGAAAACCTGAACAAGAACCTCCAAGAACAAGGGATGCTTTTAGAAAAAACGTCTTATGTCATTCAATACAATAAACGGGATCTTCCGAATGTGGTCCCGGTGGAAGAGATGAACCGCGTTCTCAATCCGAAAGGGGTTCCTTCATTTGAAGGAGTGGCCACCGTTGGCCGGGGAGTTTTTGATACACTGAAAGAAGTTGCAAAACAGGTGATCTTAGAGCTGAAGAAAAACTCATAAATCAAAATTGGTTTCATACTTCTCAAAGATTCTCCCCCCAAACCATTTTTTTTTATTCCTCATCTTATTCCCCAGTAGCTCAGTTGGTAGAGCAGACGGCTGTTAACCGTCGG of Nitrospiria bacterium contains these proteins:
- a CDS encoding roadblock/LC7 domain-containing protein — protein: MVDAGMVMYEEEFKEVDVELNKLHQQANAKVTFLVDKNGQLIACVGETQNVDTTSLASLTAGNIAATGGMAKLLGETEFSILFHEGERDNIHISIIGQRIILVVVFDQRSSLGLVRLRVKKSAGTFSQIFEKILKKVEKETGVVKAPHSPFAEITEEDIDKLFS
- a CDS encoding GTPase domain-containing protein — encoded protein: MSFINYSAREINCKIVYYGPGLCGKTTNLHYIYKKSTPESKGKMISLATETERTLFFDFLPLALGSIRGFKVRFHLYTVPGQVFYDASRKLILRGVDGVVFVGDSQVERMEANIESVENLNKNLQEQGMLLEKTSYVIQYNKRDLPNVVPVEEMNRVLNPKGVPSFEGVATVGRGVFDTLKEVAKQVILELKKNS